Proteins encoded by one window of Chryseobacterium sp. POL2:
- a CDS encoding acetyl-CoA hydrolase/transferase family protein, with product MINYVSAEEAVSVVKSGDRIFSHGSACTPNFLLNELANQSHRLKNVEMVSITQQGEVAIAKPEYGESFRINSLFVSTPVREAVNSERGDFVPIFLSEIPILFKNNILALDVAIVTVSPPDKHGYVTLGTSVDIARSAVDTAKIVIAQVNPKMPRTHGDGMIHVSKIDKFVWHEEDLMTIDYGAKAGAEEALIGKYVAEIIDDGATLQMGIGTIPDAVLKALGNHKDLGVHTEMLSDGVIDLIKNDVINNKSKGFHNNVSITSFCFGTKKLYDFVDDNPAIAFLDVQHVNFPINIMKNKKVHAINSAIEIDLTGQVCADSIGTYQYSGIGGQMDFMRGAALSEGGKPIMALSSRTKKGIPRIVPFLKPGAGVVTTRGHMHYVCTEFGTAYLYGKNLKQRAKALIDISHPDDREMLEKAAFERFK from the coding sequence ATGATAAATTATGTAAGTGCAGAAGAAGCTGTGTCCGTGGTGAAAAGCGGAGATCGTATATTCTCGCATGGTAGTGCATGTACACCTAATTTTTTGTTAAACGAACTAGCCAACCAAAGCCATAGATTAAAAAATGTGGAAATGGTTTCTATTACGCAACAAGGAGAAGTGGCCATTGCAAAACCTGAATATGGAGAGAGCTTCAGAATTAATTCTCTGTTTGTATCCACGCCAGTTCGTGAAGCAGTTAATTCAGAAAGAGGAGATTTTGTCCCGATTTTTCTAAGTGAAATTCCTATTCTTTTTAAAAATAATATATTGGCTTTGGATGTGGCTATTGTTACGGTGTCTCCACCGGATAAGCATGGTTACGTTACTTTAGGAACTTCCGTAGATATCGCCAGATCTGCAGTGGACACCGCAAAAATTGTTATTGCACAAGTTAATCCGAAAATGCCAAGAACTCATGGCGATGGGATGATCCATGTGAGTAAAATTGATAAATTTGTTTGGCACGAGGAAGATTTAATGACCATTGATTACGGTGCGAAAGCTGGTGCAGAAGAAGCGCTTATCGGAAAATATGTTGCAGAAATTATCGATGATGGTGCGACTTTACAAATGGGAATTGGAACTATTCCTGATGCGGTTTTGAAAGCTTTAGGTAATCACAAAGATCTCGGTGTTCATACCGAAATGTTGAGTGACGGTGTAATAGATCTTATTAAAAATGACGTTATCAATAATAAAAGCAAAGGTTTTCATAACAATGTAAGTATTACGAGTTTTTGTTTTGGAACCAAAAAATTGTATGATTTCGTAGATGACAATCCTGCAATTGCTTTTTTGGATGTTCAGCATGTTAATTTTCCGATTAACATTATGAAAAATAAAAAAGTTCATGCTATAAATTCTGCAATTGAAATTGATTTGACAGGCCAAGTTTGTGCTGATTCCATAGGAACTTATCAATATAGTGGTATCGGTGGACAAATGGACTTTATGCGTGGTGCTGCACTTAGTGAAGGCGGAAAACCTATTATGGCATTGAGTTCTCGCACAAAAAAAGGCATTCCGAGAATCGTTCCTTTTTTGAAGCCTGGCGCAGGCGTTGTGACGACAAGAGGACACATGCATTATGTGTGTACCGAATTTGGTACCGCTTATCTATATGGAAAAAATTTAAAACAACGTGCAAAAGCTTTAATTGATATTTCGCATCCTGATGACCGCGAAATGCTTGAAAAAGCAGCATTCGAAAGGTTTAAATAA